Proteins from a genomic interval of Nocardia sp. BMG51109:
- a CDS encoding TetR/AcrR family transcriptional regulator, with translation MDQTSPFPRPPQPAPSTIDRIRTAALTCFAAEGVSATSLRAVATAAGVSIGLVQHHFGTKDGLVAAVNEDVLRTVADAVAARPLPAPPADTLGELGHRVTSIMTGNPDVVDYLARAFVEDDTLAATIFDGLVSISTDQWSQLAAHDLLQPEVDRTWATLQPLVLVLGTVILRRQLDRHLPEPLTTPAQLHRWDDAVAQLLRSGLLASPPPGAVPHP, from the coding sequence GTGGACCAGACATCGCCGTTCCCCCGCCCGCCGCAACCGGCCCCCTCGACCATCGATCGCATCCGGACGGCCGCGCTGACATGCTTTGCGGCCGAAGGTGTCTCCGCGACGTCACTGCGTGCGGTCGCGACGGCCGCGGGCGTGTCGATCGGGCTGGTGCAGCACCATTTCGGCACCAAGGACGGGCTGGTCGCCGCCGTCAACGAGGATGTGCTGCGGACCGTCGCCGACGCCGTGGCCGCCCGGCCGCTGCCCGCACCGCCCGCCGACACGCTGGGCGAACTGGGCCACCGGGTCACCTCGATCATGACCGGCAACCCCGACGTGGTGGACTATCTCGCCCGCGCCTTCGTCGAGGACGACACCCTGGCCGCCACCATCTTCGACGGCCTGGTCTCGATCAGCACCGATCAGTGGAGCCAGCTCGCCGCGCACGATCTACTCCAGCCCGAGGTCGACCGGACCTGGGCCACCCTGCAGCCGCTCGTCCTGGTCCTCGGCACCGTGATCCTGCGCCGCCAGCTCGACCGGCACCTCCCCGAACCGCTCACCACCCCCGCCCAGCTGCACCGCTGGGATGACGCCGTCGCCCAACTCCTCCGCAGCGGACTGCTCGCCTCGCCGCCACCCGGCGCGGTGCCACACCCATGA